The following coding sequences are from one Plectropomus leopardus isolate mb chromosome 10, YSFRI_Pleo_2.0, whole genome shotgun sequence window:
- the asnsd1 gene encoding asparagine synthetase domain-containing protein 1, giving the protein MCGIFCLLSLLPAQFEWDKTVHEHLRRRGPNWSQDLTVRGTNPCYQCVFSAHVLHMRGLLTPQPVQDNAGNVLVWNGEIFGGLPVMPEENDTAVVSQRLSSCNSPSEILSVLSTIRGPWGFVYYQKAGDYLWFGRDFLGRRSLLWKFDADENRMTLTSVAAQSSGPVQAAWQEVPAVGVYRIDLKAVTEAGSVAFEVYPWAHGGIDLVSSCSRESVPSGCTAVMNQPGLVLTSPVCPLNTSIPKSLNETETDPNSHSCFKDLEQLLASKEQNDEVNRLIHVLSEAVRRRVQSLPFRVQEDSSFSNNSASIAILFSGGIDSMILATLADRHIPAHQPIDLFNVAFKQQLPKSQKESAKKPKKHKNKPTESKNDGSDSQTSGPFDVPDRITGRAGLEELRHLNPERRWNFVEINITKEELQKIRQERICHLVHPLDTVLDDSIGCAVWFAARGTGFITEDGEQRPFTSTAKVILTGIGADEQLAGYSRHRVRFKMSGHEGLIQELAMELSRIPSRNLGRDDRVIGDHGKEARFPYLDEDVVSYLNSLPVWEKADLTLPRGVGEKLLLRLTAKQLGLGLSAVLPKRAMQFGSRIAKMEDNHEKASDKCTRLLTE; this is encoded by the exons ATGTGCGGAATCTTCTGTCTGCTGAGTCTGTTGCCCGCTCAGTTTGAGTGGGACAAAACAGTTCATGAACATTTAAGGAGAAGAGGGCCCAACTGGAGCCAGGATCTAACAGTCAGAGGCACAAATCCCTGCTATCAGTGTGTATTCTCTGCTCACGTTCTTCACATGAGAGGTCTCCTCACTCCTCAGCCAGTTCAGGACAATGCTGGGAATGTCCTGGTGTGGAACGGGGAGATTTTTGGAGGCCTCCCTGTGATGCCAGAGGAAAATGACACTGCTGTTGTCTCTCAGAGGCTTTCATCCTGCAACAGCCCATCAGAGATTTTGTCAGTCCTCTCCACTATACGGGGCCCGTGGGGGTTTGTTTACTACCAAAAGGCTGGAGACTATCTCTGGTTTGGCAGAGACTTCCTTGGCAGGCGGAGTTTGCTGTGGAAATTTGATGCGGATGAAAACCGCATGACTCTGACCTCTGTGGCAGCTCAGAGTTCTGGACCTGTTCAGGCTGCTTGGCAAGAAGTCCCAGCAGTTGGTGTGTATCGTATTGACCTGAAGGCAGTTACAGAAGCTGGCTCTGTGGCGTTTGAGGTGTATCCTTGGGCTCATGGAGGAATTGATCTTGTCTCAAGCTGCAGTCGGGAGTCTGTCCCCAGCGGCTGCACTGCTGTGATGAACCAGCCAGGACTTGTACTCACCTCGCCCGTGTGCCCCCTTAACACATCCATCCCAAAGTcactaaatgagacagaaacTGATCCAAACTCACATTCATGTTTTAAGGATCTGGAGCAGCTGCTTGCGAGCAAAGAGCAAAATGACGAGGTGAATCGTCTTATTCATGTTCTCAGTGAGGCAGTAAGGCGACGTGTTCAGTCTTTGCCGTTCAGGGTACAAGAGGACTCCTCTTTTTCTAACAACAGTGCTAGTATTGCCATACTTTTTTCAGGAGGTATCGATTCAATGATCCTGGCCACCTTAGCGGACCGTCACATACCTGCTCATCAACCAATAGACCTTTTCAATGTTGCATTCAAGCAACAGTTGCCAAAGTCTCAAAAAGAGTCTGCAAAGAAAcccaaaaagcacaaaaataagcCCACAGAATCCAAGAATGATGGATCTGATTCCCAAACATCCGGCCCCTTCGATGTTCCAGACAGAATCACTGGACGAGCCGGCCTCGAGGAATTAAGACACCTGAATCCTGAAAGAAGGTGGAATTTTGTTGAAATCAACATAACgaaggaggagctgcagaaaaTCCGCCAGGAGCGCATTTGTCATTTGGTCCACCCGCTGGATACGGTGCTCGATGACAGCATCGGATGTGCTGTGTGGTTCGCAGCAAGAGGGACGGGGTTCATCACTGAGGACGGTGAGCAGAGGCCCTTCACATCGACTGCAAAG GTGATTCTGACGGGAATCGGAGCAGATGAACAGCTCGCAGGTTACTCCAGACACAGAGTCCGATTCAAGATGTCTGGACACGAGGGACTGATCCAGGAACTGGCCATGGAGCTGAGCAGGATCCCTTCCAGGAATTTGGGCAGAGATGACCGAGTGATAGGTGACCATGGGAAAGAGGCTAG ATTTCCCTACTTGGACGAGGACGTGGTGAGCTACTTGAATTCTCTGCCCGTGTGGGAGAAGGCAGACCTGACGCTTCCTCGAGGTGTCGGGGAGAAACTCCTCCTGAGGCTGACGGCGAAGCAGCTGGGCCTCGGCCTATCAGCAGTCCTGCCCAAGAGAGCCATGCAGTTTGGCTCCCGCATCGCAAAGATGGAGGACAACCACGAAAAAGCCTCTGACAAATGCACAAGACTCCTCACCGAGTAG
- the zgc:136439 gene encoding uncharacterized protein zgc:136439, producing the protein MKAVILAAGYGTRLQRDVLADGSGRFAHLAGTAKPLLPVGRCALISHWAKALSASGCADCIYVVTNAVYHAAFEEWASHFPNVKILSDQTTSNDGRLGAVACLQLAVKHFNIEDHVLVIGGDTLFKEDFSLSEVKQKFSDLQAKCDDSCLVLSYQCKEEETHKYGILEADSDLRVLRMKEKPLPSETKSRRACPCFYAFSKKSLPLLDTFLEEKKEAPIDEKDAPGIFVSWLIPRKPVYIHQISGRFDVGNLPSYVECDLYFKEKLQDVESYMV; encoded by the exons ATGAAAGCTGTAATTCTCGCCGCCGGGTACGGGACCAGGCTCCAGAGGGATGTGCTGGCGGACGGCAGCGGGAGGTTCGCTCACCTGGCCGGGACTGCCAAGCCGCTGCTGCCGGTGGGACGGTGCGCGCTCATCTCCCACTGGGCCAAAGCCCTGAGCGCCTCCGGCTGCGCGGACTGCATCTATGTAGTA ACTAACGCCGTCTACCACGCCGCATTTGAAGAGTGGGCGTCACACTTCCCTAATGTCAAGATCCTCAGCGATCAGACGACAAGCAACGAT GGGCGTCTTGGTGCTGTGGCCTGTCTGCAACTTGCGGTGAAGCACTTCAACATAGAAGACCATGTCTTAGTAATTGGGGG AGACACCCTCTTCAAAGAAGATTTCAGCCTCAGTGAAGTCAAACAGAAGTTTTCTGACCTCCAAGCAAAGTGTGACGACAGCTGTCTGGTGCTCTCATACCAGTGCAAAGAGGAGG aaACTCATAAATACGGGATACTGGAAGCAGACAGCGATCTCCGCGTCCTCCGTATGAAGGAGAAACCTCTTCCTTCTGAGACAAAGTCGAGGAGAGCG TGTCCCTGTTTCTATGCGTTTTCAAAGAAAAGCCTTCCTCTGTTGGATACCTTCCTTGAGGAAAAGAAG GAGGCACCTATTGATGAGAAAGACGCCCCAGGAATCTTTGTGTCTTGGCTGATTCCAAG gaaGCCAGTATACATTCATCAGATTTCAGGGCGTTTCGATGTTGGGAACTTGCCTTCCTATGTTGAATGTGACCTTTACTTCAAAGAAAAACTTCAAGATGTGGAGTCGTACATGgtgtag